One window from the genome of Pseudomonas frederiksbergensis encodes:
- a CDS encoding acetyl-CoA C-acetyltransferase — protein MTEAMIFDALRTPRGKGKSDGALHTVKPVTLVSGLLTALRERTSLDTSQVDDIVLGCVTPIGDQGADIAKTAALVADWDVSVPGVQLNRFCASGLEAVNLAAMKVRSGFEDLVVAGGVESMSRVPMGSDGGAWALDPQSNLHGHFVPQGIGADLIATLEGFSREDVDAFALQSQQKAARARGNGSFDKSLVAVRDQNGIVLLDHDEFIRADSTLEGLGKLRPSFEAMGQMGFDATALRVYSHVERINHVHTPGNSSGIVDGAALMLIGSQAKGRELGMQPRARIVATAVTSTEPTIMLTGPAPATRKALAKAGLRVEDIDLFEVNEAFASVVLKFIKDMAIDPARVNVNGGSIAMGHPLGATGCAILGTLLDELEARRLRYGLATLCVGGGMGIATVIERL, from the coding sequence ATGACCGAAGCGATGATTTTTGACGCATTACGCACGCCTCGCGGCAAGGGTAAATCTGATGGCGCCCTGCACACCGTCAAGCCGGTGACCCTGGTCAGCGGGCTGTTGACCGCGTTGCGCGAACGCACCAGCCTGGACACTAGCCAGGTAGACGACATCGTGCTCGGCTGCGTGACGCCGATTGGCGATCAAGGTGCCGACATCGCGAAGACCGCCGCCCTGGTGGCTGATTGGGATGTCAGCGTGCCTGGCGTTCAGCTCAACCGCTTTTGCGCCTCGGGCCTGGAGGCGGTGAACCTGGCGGCGATGAAAGTGCGCTCCGGTTTCGAAGACCTCGTGGTGGCGGGCGGCGTCGAGTCCATGTCACGGGTGCCAATGGGCAGCGATGGCGGCGCATGGGCGCTGGACCCTCAATCCAACTTGCACGGTCATTTCGTTCCCCAGGGCATCGGCGCCGACTTGATCGCCACCCTGGAGGGCTTCAGTCGCGAGGATGTCGATGCCTTTGCGTTGCAGTCCCAGCAAAAAGCCGCGCGGGCGCGGGGAAACGGTTCGTTCGATAAATCACTGGTGGCGGTGCGGGACCAGAACGGCATCGTGCTATTGGATCACGACGAATTCATCCGCGCCGACTCGACGCTCGAAGGCCTGGGCAAACTGCGGCCAAGCTTCGAAGCGATGGGCCAAATGGGGTTCGACGCCACGGCATTACGCGTCTATAGCCATGTCGAGCGGATCAATCATGTGCACACCCCGGGCAACAGCTCGGGCATCGTCGATGGCGCGGCGCTGATGCTCATCGGTTCCCAGGCCAAAGGCCGCGAGCTGGGGATGCAACCCCGGGCGCGGATTGTCGCCACCGCCGTCACCAGCACCGAGCCGACCATCATGCTCACGGGCCCGGCCCCCGCCACCCGCAAGGCGTTGGCGAAAGCGGGGCTGCGGGTCGAGGACATCGACCTGTTCGAAGTCAACGAAGCCTTCGCCTCGGTGGTACTCAAGTTCATCAAGGACATGGCCATCGACCCCGCCAGGGTCAACGTCAACGGCGGCTCGATCGCCATGGGCCATCCGTTGGGCGCCACCGGGTGCGCAATCCTCGGCACGCTGCTCGATGAACTGGAGGCGCGTCGCCTGCGTTATGGCCTGGCGACGCTATGTGTTGGCGGCGGCATGGGTATTGCCACTGTCATCGAACGCCTCTGA